ACAACGTCCACAGTCTTtgatcagggttcatacactttttcaatgacctttacctaattttccatgaccaaaaaaagtactctttctcagcggtactactgaaaatggtttattttaacatggaacaggaaaataagctctgcattatgaaacatgttgtgccaatctaaaacaaatcaaatagtaggcttactagcttctacacgctaaagcaactaaaatctctcatcagcaaaatacctcgtcagttaaatggcattttacgtttcattactatacgatacagtatttattatcattatagtattactatttcggcaattagataaaatataaattatatttgatgcaactttagttacatgtctatgacttttccaaaaaatatatatatattgttttccataatttttccagggcctggaattagcattttgaatttccatgacttttccaggtttttaatgaccatAAGAACCCTGTTTGTTATGTGAAGATTATATGAAGCTTCAGCATCCTGAGTCTAACCAAGTCTTTTTAAAACAACGTTTCCTCTTTATGTTACTATCCTAATAACCTAGCTCTGCAGGGAGAGTAGACCAGTGAGACAACAAAGAGCGAATTTGAACAAATTAAAGTCAATGCGACTATCAAAGATAACCCTTATAGATTTATTTTCCCTTTGATGTCACAGTTAAGTTAAAGTATGTGTTTTGGGGAGCCATAATAATAATCCTAGCAGTTGATTCTGCTaggaaaaaaacaaaagcaaAAAACACAAGATTGTCCGGGACATTTTAATTTCTCAGATTTTTCTTGTGTTTTGAGTTCCTGGAAAATCGGTGAAATACTTTCTAGGCTTTCCTGTACGTTTTGGAATTCTGAAACCTGCTCTTGTTTTGAGACACACATTTAAACACACGTGGAGCCATGGCTGTGTGTGCCTACATTCACACCTACACACCTGGGTGCGTGGTTGACGAGGGGCTCTGCGTTGTATCGAGGAAATTTGTACGTCTTAAACTCTTCACTGGTGGTGATTCCAGTCCAAGTCTCTTCTGTAGGAGTACCTGTTCCAGATAAAGAGCAGTAGTTATTATTGTACAGACGCAgacaaacaaactaaataaagaTGCATGTCACATAAGCATATGATCATCTGAATTACGCTGATGTTGTCTCACCTAGGATGCGGAATATGAGATGTAGCTCATCTTCCACAGTGGATCCAGGGAATAGAGGTCTGCCAGTGATCATCTCATAAAAGATGCAGCCCACACCCCTGGAAAAAGATAAAGAAACAATGGAATaacaaatgttgttttttggggAAAGCTCAGAGAATAAACAGAGGCCCTTAATGTGAGAACAGAAAGAAACGGACAGACAAACAGGGGTAGTTTTATGTTCTTCTCTGAAAGTGTGTGTATTTGCTTGAATCTGTGTTTGCTCACCACATATCAATGGGTGTAGAGTACTCAGTGGAGCCCAGAAGCACATCTGGTGGCCGGTACCATAATGTCACAACTTCATTGGAGTAGGTCTTCGTAGGAACAGATTTAGCTCTCGCCAAACCTTAATTCAAACAGAAAATGACATTGATTTATGTTAATATGCCTCATTAGGATTTGTATGTTTTAGTTCAACTCAAAACATCTCATACCAGCAGGAAACCTCCTTTTGGTTCCTACAAAGGGAAATTATGCAACACAGGAGTATGCACATTATTATGTCATGTTTTGATGTTCACCTACGGAGGGCAGTGTTGAGTGTTAAGTCAAAGTACTCTACTCCTGTTGGGTCTAGGAGCAGTATCCTTTAGGGGGCGCTAGTGGGGCGTTTTTCAGACTTTTTCCATTAAATACATTACAAACTCTCAGTAAATGACTAGCTAATTGTATTTTAACAAAGTAAAAATAGTTCCCTATGagtttagttcattttaaagcCTGTAAATTCATTTTTTATAGAAAATATATGAGACTGATCTTGTGCTTTTAGTAAGTCATATGATGATATACCGAAATCTGCCAGTTTGAGCTCTCCTTTCTCATTGATGAGCAGGTTCTGGGGTTTGAGGTCTCTGTGGAGGACCTTTCTTCTGTGGCAGTACGCCAGACCTCGCAACAGCTGGAAAAGGAATATCTGAAAAGGAGTTGACATTCGTATAAGTTATTGTTACATACTTGTCATTACATTAAATATAATCATTTAACAAAGTAATTTATTGTAACAGGTTACATTATGTGGCATTCTTTTGATGAACTGATCAAACAACTTTCAACATTATAATTGAGAAGCCAAGCTGCATGCCAATGTTTTGCTGCTAttgaaagaaaataaaacacaaaatggacgcttttttttttcaattgcaACAGTGAAAATATGATTACATTCAGTAGCAACTCTAAAGATGTCTCCtcacactttatctttaattttatcagcaccacgtcactattatttatttatatgtacaattttagcaagtttttatattgtcctgttcctgtaagccaaTACAGcgaaatttcgttttaatagtacactctgtgtcttgttgaaatgacaataaagtatgtctatgtctatGTCAGTAGTGAACATGTGTATTGCTTTGCATTACCTTGACATTGTGAACACTCATTATGCTCCCACAGTCATCCATGTACTGCTTCAGATCTTTTTCCTGAGAGGAGATAAAGAAAGAATTAAATAAGTGCAGATATTCAGTATTATTTGCTATCTCACACACAATAAAcctacacacatgcacagtacAGACACTCACCAGGTACTCAAACACGAGTGTCAGGCACTTCTCAGTGTGGATGATGTCATGGAGAGTGACAATATTGGCGTGCTTCAAGTCCTTCAGCAGAGACACTAGAAGGGGGAGACATATTGGAGACTGTCAGTCAAACACAGAGAGCCTGTGAGGAAGCAGCTCATAGTTCATAGGTCACAGCACTGTCAAAACCTTACAAGCTTCTTGACAACATGGTGCTGTGTTTGCCTGTGAGTTGTTTACTTCCGAATTGCATGATTTAGACAGCATGTCAGTACCTTCCCGGATAGCTGTGCAGGGCGCGCCCTCCTCGTGCTCCAGCCGGATCTCCTTCAGAgctactaagttgtctgttaaCTTGCTTCGCCCCTTAAACACTGTAGCATAGGTCCCCTGCGGAGATAGAAAGCATGCAAGTGTGAGTATTTTGAGGAGTTTGTATCTACTTAGTGTCACTTTCAAGGATTTTCTTTATTGATCTTACCTCCCCTAGTTTGTCCAGTTTGATGTAGGTCTCAAGTTTCCCAAAGCCGATTTCAGACTGGAGAACACAGAAAGAAGACAGTTGAGGAAGTTATATCTCTATCAATGTACAATATTGTCAAGACATTGAAGAGTCTTTGTGGTTGTGGTAGCTAAGCCCCTCCACTATGTTTAGTCTAACTATCTTGAGAAACAAATCCTGAGGGCCACGGCTGTTAGTTCAGATTTCAGTTTCATTGTTGATGACACCTGGCCTACAACTGCAAGGGTTTGAGTCACCAAATCTTAttattctgtgtgtgtctgtcagttGGTGTGCTTATGCTAAAGCTTTAGCTTATCCAACATTAACAGAATGTAACTGAGCATCTCTTATTTTTCTAATTCTAGTTAAGGTTATGTCTTCGTGATTGCATATATCATCTGTTTCTCTACTGTATTTCACCTTATGATCTAAACTTACATTTGGTCAGATCTTCTGACATGGTCCAGTTCATGGAACATCATTCAGAATCATATACATTGCATTGGGCACAAACATATACAGGCACATTTGAAAGCCTGTGTGGTATAGTGGACAATTAAATGATAACTTGAACTTCCATGaacaaaatgtaattttctCCAAGTCTTTTAATGCTATTCTTTAGCCGCAGGAATGCAGTATAACAAAGACAATGAAATGAGGCTCTGCAGATAGCTTCATGGGGATATTTACGTCTAAACATGTCTATAAATACCCAGCGTGCATACTTCTAATTGGTGAGTTGGATAAACTTTTAATTAATCCTGAATTCAGATAATAAAGGTTAAGCTGCATAATGTATATGGCCCCCGGAACCGGGTCATGAATTATAGATGGATGTAGCTATGTCAAGCTGTGATACCCACACGCCTGTCAGTGTTTATCCCTTTCTCTGTCACTTTCCCCCACTTATTTGTCTATCTCCGTCAGGGTTGTTCCAGCCATGTTTTATCTGTGCTCATCTCTCTGAACCCACCCATCTCTCTCAATCTTGCACTGGCCCGTCCTGTAATGATGCTCATATGAATGCCAAGCCGATGCTCGTCTATGCGTATGGGGGGAGGGTCGCTAGTGACCAAGTTAGCTAATGAAGCATGTGATCTCTTTAAAGGCATGCCCAAAAGGCAACATCAGAACGAGATGGGACATACAAGATGACACACTTGTTATAGTGTGTATGTGTATTGGTATGCACAAAACCACATTTGCGTAATTAATTATTGGCATTATTTAATTTCAGAATCAATATCTGTGTTGTATCTGGTAGTTTGCAATGCCAAAATACTAATggaaaatataaatacaaactGTAGTGTGTAATTATTATGTACTTTGTAATATTTGTAGGGGCCTGCACTGTATTTatatgctgtgtgtgtgcgcttttgtgtgtgtgtttgcaagaGAATATTTGTGATGAGACAGGCAGCCTATGCTCAAATGTCAACACACTcccctctgcacacacacacacacacacacacacacacacacacacacacacacacacacacacacacacacacacacacacacacacacacacacacacacacacacacacacacacacacacacacacacacacacacacacacacacacacacacacacacacacacacacacacacacacacacacacacacacacacactgttcccATCTCTGCTCTTGTGACAGCGGCTGTCAGGAGCTGTTGCTGAGCTGTGCTGCTCTTTCGGCAGGGGAACCAGTCACatgagaaaaacacacacacatgaacacacacacgccctgagtgacacacacaaaaataatcAGTGGCCTTGCTCCATGTTAGTGTCTCTAAACCAAATGAGGGCACAGCTCCTTACCTTCTGCCCACTCTCTGCTTACAGCCAGCAACTGCACTCTCTGTCTATGTACCTGATGATCCTTTTTGagagtgtgcgtgcgtgtgtgcctCCGTATGCTTTCGATGGCAATGGGTTCATTTAATTCCCAACGCTTCACTGAGATTACTCAGCAGACCATGTTTTTGTGACAAAATAAAGCAACATAAAACCAAACAAGATGTGTTCTGTCTGAGCCTGAACAAGAGTCAAAAAGACATACAGAGAGGACTGACAGCTGAAGTACCAAgtgtttaaaggaatggtatgctcatgacactcattttttaaaaattatcatccgataaaacagaccagtctctgccagtctctctttttttttttttaatccgatgacattatcagtgattttaaactgattatataccgaaataacatcaacactgtgggcgccgccatttcccggacgtgacgtaatccatgcgtttggttttcgaagacacgttaatctccatgttatttactgtagtttctctattcaaatatgcctcactgtatcgcgaaatattgccataattcggataggaacaatccacggaatgctcggttccatctgttgccaaaaggtaagcataagaagtacattcggaggcagtggctagcgaaatgtggccggcccgaaccgagagatttacaggctcatgtatgcagcgaacatttcacatttccggacgactactctgagagtatgataaaacataacatgggat
This Pseudochaenichthys georgianus chromosome 7, fPseGeo1.2, whole genome shotgun sequence DNA region includes the following protein-coding sequences:
- the LOC117449681 gene encoding cyclin-dependent kinase 16-like isoform X5, coding for MACGPWWCGGKMDRMKIIKRRLSMSLRSARPVDESLSELAEQMALDEPSAARDNGEAQVNANTGIVHENVKMGSDGESDQASGTSSDEVQSPVRVRMRNNHHRRISNEDINKRLSLPADIRLPEGYLEKFAMNSPPFDKPMSRRLRRASLSEIGFGKLETYIKLDKLGEGTYATVFKGRSKLTDNLVALKEIRLEHEEGAPCTAIREVSLLKDLKHANIVTLHDIIHTEKCLTLVFEYLEKDLKQYMDDCGSIMSVHNVKIFLFQLLRGLAYCHRRKVLHRDLKPQNLLINEKGELKLADFGLARAKSVPTKTYSNEVVTLWYRPPDVLLGSTEYSTPIDMWGVGCIFYEMITGRPLFPGSTVEDELHLIFRILGTPTEETWTGITTSEEFKTYKFPRYNAEPLVNHAPRIDNDGHDLLSLLLQFEAKKRVSAEDALKHSYFKCFGEEVQTLSDITSIFSVKGIQLQKDPGKRSSVFPESTMAHKLGSAPSQYFQREAANPRAQSQNLSSTSTG
- the LOC117449681 gene encoding cyclin-dependent kinase 17-like isoform X8; the protein is MACGPWWCGGKMDRMKIIKRRLSMSLRSARPVDESLSELAEQMALDEPSAARDNGIVHENVKMGSDGESDQASGTSSDEVQSPVRVRMRNNHHRRISNEDINKRLSLPADIRLPEGYLEKFAMNSPPFDKPMSRRLRRASLSEIGFGKLETYIKLDKLGEGTYATVFKGRSKLTDNLVALKEIRLEHEEGAPCTAIREVSLLKDLKHANIVTLHDIIHTEKCLTLVFEYLEKDLKQYMDDCGSIMSVHNVKIFLFQLLRGLAYCHRRKVLHRDLKPQNLLINEKGELKLADFGLARAKSVPTKTYSNEVVTLWYRPPDVLLGSTEYSTPIDMWGVGCIFYEMITGRPLFPGSTVEDELHLIFRILGTPTEETWTGITTSEEFKTYKFPRYNAEPLVNHAPRIDNDGHDLLSLLLQFEAKKRVSAEDALKHSYFKCFGEEVQTLSDITSIFSVKGIQLQKDPGKRSSVFPESTQGKSRRQSVLF
- the LOC117449681 gene encoding cyclin-dependent kinase 16-like isoform X6, which gives rise to MDTSGNHQGCPARATGVGDSRLGEARMGEGIRMGERETPLRLSPFRMLRMLDACRLPGSRIGIVHENVKMGSDGESDQASGTSSDEVQSPVRVRMRNNHHRRISNEDINKRLSLPADIRLPEGYLEKFAMNSPPFDKPMSRRLRRASLSEIGFGKLETYIKLDKLGEGTYATVFKGRSKLTDNLVALKEIRLEHEEGAPCTAIREVSLLKDLKHANIVTLHDIIHTEKCLTLVFEYLEKDLKQYMDDCGSIMSVHNVKIFLFQLLRGLAYCHRRKVLHRDLKPQNLLINEKGELKLADFGLARAKSVPTKTYSNEVVTLWYRPPDVLLGSTEYSTPIDMWGVGCIFYEMITGRPLFPGSTVEDELHLIFRILGTPTEETWTGITTSEEFKTYKFPRYNAEPLVNHAPRIDNDGHDLLSLLLQFEAKKRVSAEDALKHSYFKCFGEEVQTLSDITSIFSVKGIQLQKDPGKRSSVFPESTMAHKLGSAPSQYFQREAANPRAQSQNLSSTSTG
- the LOC117449681 gene encoding cyclin-dependent kinase 16-like isoform X7, with translation MACGPWWCGGKMDRMKIIKRRLSMSLRSARPVDESLSELAEQMALDEPSAARDNGIVHENVKMGSDGESDQASGTSSDEVQSPVRVRMRNNHHRRISNEDINKRLSLPADIRLPEGYLEKFAMNSPPFDKPMSRRLRRASLSEIGFGKLETYIKLDKLGEGTYATVFKGRSKLTDNLVALKEIRLEHEEGAPCTAIREVSLLKDLKHANIVTLHDIIHTEKCLTLVFEYLEKDLKQYMDDCGSIMSVHNVKIFLFQLLRGLAYCHRRKVLHRDLKPQNLLINEKGELKLADFGLARAKSVPTKTYSNEVVTLWYRPPDVLLGSTEYSTPIDMWGVGCIFYEMITGRPLFPGSTVEDELHLIFRILGTPTEETWTGITTSEEFKTYKFPRYNAEPLVNHAPRIDNDGHDLLSLLLQFEAKKRVSAEDALKHSYFKCFGEEVQTLSDITSIFSVKGIQLQKDPGKRSSVFPESTMAHKLGSAPSQYFQREAANPRAQSQNLSSTSTG